The Streptomyces sp. NBC_01317 genomic interval CCCAAGGAGCTGGAGCAGCAGGTCCTGATCAAGGGCACGGGCCCGGAGGTCAAGGCGGGCGAGGGCCTGATCGGGCAGTACACCGGGGTGAAGTGGGAGGACGGCAAGAAGTTCGACTCGTCCTGGGACCACGGTGGTGCGATCGGCTTCCAGATCGGTACGGGCTCGGTGGTGGCGGGCTGGGACAAGGGCCTCACTGGCAAGCACGTCGGCGACCGGGTCGAGCTGGTGATCCCGCCGAAGGACGGCTACGGCGCCGTCGACGGCAACGAGCTCCAGAAGAACACGCTTGTCTTCGTGGTCGACATCATCGGCAAGGTCTGACGGCGATCTGCGAGACTGGCACGGTTTGAGACTGCGTTCCTAGGAGTAATCACGTGAGCATCGAGAAGCCCGAGGTCGACTTCCCGGGCGGCGAGCCGCCGGCCGAGCTGGACATCAAGGAGATCTGGGAAGGTGACGGGGAGGTCGCCAAGGCGGGTGACACCGTCTCCGTCCACTACGTGGGCGTGGCCTTCTCCACGGGCGAGGAGTTCGACTCGTCCTGGAACCGCGGTACGCCGCTGAAGTTCCAGCTCGGTGTCGGACAGGTCATCCAGGGCTGGGACCAGGGTGTGCAGGGCATGAGGGTCGGCGGCCGCCGCCAGCTGATCATCCCGGCGGACCTGGCGTACGGCGACCGTGGCGCGCCCGGGGCCATCGCCCCCGGCGAGACGCTGATCTTCGTCTGCGATCTGGTCGCTGTCTGATCACATCCGGACACCCCGAGGGCCCGTGCCGACCGGCGTGGGCCCTCGGGCGTGTCCCGGACACGCCCGAGCTTTGCCGCACCACCCCGTGGCGGTACGGTCAACGGGCGGGCAGCGTGTGATCCCGCACGACCGAAGGGGAGCAGAGCGTCGATGGCCATTGCCAAGGCCGAGCGGTTGATGAATCTGGCGCTGTGTCTGCTGGGCACCCGCCGCCCCCTCAGCAAGCGTGAACTGCGCGGCTCCATCGAGGCGTATCTGGAAGCCGGCACCGACGACTCCTTCAACCGGATGTTCGAGCGCGACAAGGACGATCTGCGCGAGCTGGGCCTGGTCATCGAGACGGTCGAGAACCTCGACGGGGACACCGGCTATCTGGCCCGGCGGGACAGCAACCGGCTGCCGGCGATCACGCTGGACGCCGAGGAGGCCGCGGCGCTGGGCCTGGCGGCCAAGGTCTGGCAACAGGCGCGGCTGGCCGGCGCGGCCAGCGGGGCGCTCCAGAAGCTGCGGGCCGCCGGGATGCCGGAGGCGGAGGACTCGTACGAGGCGCACCACAGTGCCCTGGAACCGCGCATCCCCGTCCACGAGGCGGCCTTCGAGCCGCTGATGCTGGCCTGCCGTGACCGGCGGCCCGTCGTCTTCGACTACCGCAAGGGCAACGCGGCGACCGCCGGCACACGCCAGGTCGAGCCGTGGACGCTGGAGTGCTGGCGCGGGCACTGGTACCTGGCCGGCTGGGACCGTGACCGGGGCGCCGAGCGCGTCTTCCGGCTCTCGCGGATCACCGGCCGGGTCCGCTCCCGGTCGGGGACGTTCAGCGCGCCGGTGCCGGACGTCGTCACCGTACGGGAGACCGTGGAGAGCTGGGCGGGGGAGACGGCGACCCGGTCGGCGCTGATCCGGCTGCGGGCGGGCGCGGGCTACCCGCTGCGGTCGCGGGCGCTGTCGTCGCGGGAGCTGGGCGACGGCTGGGACGAGCTGGAGATCCCGTACGGTCACGGTCTCGACGCCTGGCTGGTGGAGTTCGGCCCCGACGTGGCCGTGGTGGAGCCCCCGGACCTGCGGGCCGACGTGGTGGAGCGGCTGCGCGCCGTGGCCAAGGGCTAGCAAGGGCTGGGGCGGCAGGCCCTGGGACGCGCCCCGGGGCGGGGGCGGGGGGCTTCGGCTCCGGTGGGCCCGGCAAGATCCGATCGACATGGCCTGAGGGGAACGCGTACACCATGGCAGCCAACGCCATCGACCAGACCCGGCGGATGCTCTCGCTGGTGACCTACCTGCGGGAGCGTCCCGGCGCGCACGTCAGCGATGTCGCCCGCGCCTTCGGCATCACCGAGGACGAGCTGATCTCCGACCTCGACGTGCTGCCGATGTGCGGGACGAGCTTCCGCGGCGGCGATCTGCTGGACATCGACACCGACGGCGACCGGATCTGGTGGCACAACCCGGACGACGTGGCGGAGCCGCTGCGCCTCGCGGCGGACGAGGCGACGGCGTTGCTGGTCGCGGCCCGCGCGGTCGCCACGCTCCCGGGGCTGCGGGAGGGCGACCGGCAGGCGCTGCTGCGGGCCACCGCCAAGCTGGAGACCGCGGCGGGGGAGGTGGCGGGGGCCAGTTCCCGGCTGTCCGTCACGTTCGAGTCGGAGGGCGGGGTGTTCGCCGAGGTCGACCGGGCGATCTCCGAGCGGCGCCGGCTGTGGCTGCGCTACTACTCCCCGGCGCGCGACGAGTTGACGGAGCGTGAGGTCGATCCGATCCGGCTGTTCGCGGTCGGGCACACGTACATGGAGGCGTGGTGCCGGCTCTCGGAGGCCCGGCGTACGTTCCGCCTCGACCGGGTCGCCGAGATCAAGCTGCTGGACGCCCCGGCGGCGCCTCCGGAGCTGGAACTGCGTGATCTGTCGGCGGGGCTGGTGCAGCCGTCGGCGGACGATCCCGAGGTGGTGGTCGAGGTCGGGCCCGGCGGCCGGTGGGTGGCGGAGTACTACCCGCACGACAGTGCCGAGGAGTTGCCCGACGGCGGGCTGCGCATCACCCTGCGGACCCCTGCGCCCGCGTCGCTGAGGCGTCTCGCGCTGCGGCTGGGCGGGGACGGCCGGATCGTCTCGCCGCCGGAGCTGGCGGACAGCGCGCGGTCGGCGGCGCGCGAGGCGCTGGCGGCTTATGAGGACGACGCGTAGACCCGTGAAGGCCGGCGGAGTCGGTGAAGGCCGGAGTCGGTGAAGGTCGGAGTTGGTCGAGTTGGCGAGAGAATGAAAGATGTCGGCAATGTCTGAGATGTCCGAACTCTCCATGGTGGGCCCGGTCCTTTTCAAGGCGGCCTGCCCGGAGTGCCGTGCCAGCTTCGAACTCTCCGCGGGCGCGCTGCGCCTGGCGATAGGGGCGAGCCGGCGCACCACGTTCTACTCGTTCGTGTGCCCCGAGTGCGACGCGGCGGTGCGCAAGCCCGCGGGGGAGCGGATAGTCGAACTGCTCACGCGCGGCGGGGTGCGCACGCTCCGGCTGGCGGCCGCCGTGCCCGCCGCCCCGGCCGTACCCGCCGGGCCTGCCCCGACGAGCTAGGCTCTGGGGCATGTTCTGGCCCATGCTCGCCATCGCCCTGGGTTTCTGCGGGATCGCCGTGCTCGGCGTTCTGGCGATCCGTGTCTTCCTCGAAGTGCGGCGCCTGGGCCGTCAGGTCGCGATCACGACGGACCGGATCAACCGCGCGGCGGAGGACCTGGAACGCGCCGCGACCCGCCTCGCGGCGACCGGCGACGCGTTGCGCTGAGGCAGGTGGTGGTGACCGACCCCTCCTGCTTCACAGGACCGGACGGTACGCTCTGACCGTGGCCCCGACGAGGCATGGGCCCCCACGGGGAGTATGCGCGGGCATTGCCCCGCGTTTACCCACTCGGGTTACGATCGCTGACAGCACCATGACGTGACCTCGGTCCGGTGGTAAGGGCAGCACCCTCCCAGCCGCCTCAGTGAGAAGGAAGTCGCACATGATCGGCAATCTGAAGCCGCTCGAGATCGTTCTGATCATCGTTGTCATCCTGTTGCTGTTCGGTGCCAAGAAGCTTCCCGACATGGCGCGTTCGCTCGGCAAGTCCGCCCGCATCCTCAAGAGCGAGGCCAAGGCGATGAAGAAGGACGACGACGTGCCGGTGCCGCCCGTGGCCGACACGGTGGTCGACCCGACCGCCCAGCAGCAGCCCGTCGCACGGACGATCCAAGCCGCTCCCGGTGATGTCACCAGCTCCCGTCCGGTCACCGAGCCGAACCGCACCACCCAGGGCTGAACCTCCCCACCGACGGCTGCTGTTACGAGACGAGGAACGTGGGTTGCTCAAGTCTGCCCGCAAGCAGGAGAAGGACGCCGAGGGGCGCATGCCCCTCAATGAGCACCTGCGTGAGCTGCGAAACCGCCTGCTGAAGGCGGTGTTGGCGATCATGGTCATCACCGTCGTCGCCGCGTTCTACTACAAGGACCTGATCGACTTCATGCTGAAGCCGATCCTCGACTCGGTCGGCTGTGTCGACGGCGCGCGCAGGCAGGTGAACGGCAGGCCGTGCGCGGACATGACCGTGAACGGTCTGATCGCGCCCTTCTCCATCGCGCTGAAGGTCTCGCTCGTAGCGGGTGTGGTGCTCTCCACCCCGGTCTGGCTCTACCAGCTCTGGGCCTTCCTGGCGCCCGGTCTGCACCGCCACGAGAAGCGGTACGCCCTCTCCTTCGTCGGAGCCGGGGTGCCCCTCTTCCTGGCCGGTGCCGTCCTCGCGTACAAGATCCTTCCCCAGACCGCGCAGATCCTGCTGGAGTTCACTCCGGACGACGCGCGCAACCTGCTGCCCGTCGACGAGTACCTCGATCTCGTCGTCCGGATGGTGATCGTCTTCGGGCTCGCCTTCGAGCTGCCCCTGCTGCTGGTCCTGCTCAACTTCACCGGGGTGCTGACCGCGAAGCGGCTCGCCTCCTGGTGGCGGATCATGATCGTGGGGATCACCCTCTTCGCGGCGTTCGCCACCCCGACCGGCGACCCGCTCACGATGCTGTCGCTGGCGGCGCCCATCGTGCTGCTGTACTTCATCGCGCTGGGCATCTGCCTGCTCAACGACCGGCGCAGGCGGCGCAACAACCCGGACGCGGGTCTGGACGACGACGAGGCGTCCGACCTCGATCTGACCCCCGAGTCGGTCGGCGGGATCGAGCCCGTCGGGTCCGTACCGATGCTGCCCGAGCAGTCCGACGGCGGCCGGAACCACCGGGTCAACGGATACGACGACGTGACGTGAGACCGGCCGTCACTCTCCACGGGCTCCACCGGCTCCACGGGCTCCACCGGCGGTCCGGACCGTGGGGGCGGCCGTGACCGGGGAGATCACCCTCCTCGTCAATCCCACCGCGGGACGCGGCCGGGGCGCGCACGCCGCGCGGCCGGCCGCTGCGGCGTTGCGGGACGCCGGCCTCTCCGTCACCACCGTCGCGGGCGTGGACTCCGCCGACGCCCTGCGGCGCGCGCGTGACGCCGTCGCCGGCGGGACCGGCGCGCTTGTCGCCGTCGGCGGCGACGGGATGGTCTCCCTCGCGCTCCAGGCCGTCGCCGGTACGGCCACCCCGCTCGGCGTGATCGCCGTCGGCACCGGCAACGATTTCGCCAGGACCCTCGGACTGCCCGTCCGCGACCCCGCCGCCGCGGGCCGTCTCGCCGCCGACGCCCTCAAGCGGGACGGCGGCTCCGCCGTGGACCTGGGGAGGGCCGGCGGGTCCGCCGGGGAAGGGGGACGGGGCGGAGGGGGACGGGCCGGCGGGACCTGGTTCGGCACGGTCCTGGCCACCGGCTTCGACTCCCGGGTCAACGACCGGGGCAACCGGATGCGGTGGCCGCGCGGCCGTGCCAAGTACGACCTCGCGATGCTCGCCGAACTGGCCGCCTTCCGGCCCGTGCCGTACCGCCTCACCCTGGACGACGGCGCCGAGCGGGAGATCGAGGCCACACTCGTCGCCGTCGGCAACGGCTCCTCGTACGGCGGCGGCATGCGCATCTGCGCCGGCGCGCGCACCGACGACGGGCTCTTCGACGTGACGGTCGTCGGAAGCTGTTCCCGTACGACCCTGCTCACCGTCTTCCCGCGTGTCTACCGGGGCACCCACCTCAGCCACCCCGCCGTCACCGTCCACCGCGCCGCCCGGGTGACGCTGGCCGCGCCCGGGCTCACGGGCTACGCGGACGGGGAACCGCTCGGCCCGCTGCCGCTCACCGCCGTCTGTGTCCCGGGCGCGGTACGGGTCCTGCGCGCGGAGAGGGCTTCGGAGGCGCTTTCCAAGGACGGATAAAGATCGGGCTGACTGTCAGAGGTGACGGGTAGGCTCGACAGCAAGATGACAGAGGACCTCTCCCCAGCCGAGCGGTACGCCGCTTCCCGGATCCGCGCCGCCGAGCAGGCCACGGCGCTCGCCCCCTTCCGTGAGATGTACGACTTCGGGCTGGACCCGTTCCAGATCGAGGCCTGCGAGGCACTGGAAGCCGGAAAGGGCGTGCTCGTCGCGGCGCCCACCGGGTCGGGCAAGACCATCGTCGGCGAGTTCGCCGTGCACCTGGCCCTGGCCGAGGGCCGCAAGTGTTTCTACACCACGCCGATCAAGGCGCTGTCCAACCAGAAGTACGCCGACCTGTGCAAGCGCTACGGCGCCGACAAGGTGGGCCTGCTGACCGGGGACAACAGTGTCAATTCGGACGCGCCGGTGGTCGTCATGACCACGGAAGTCCTGCGGAACATGCTGTACGCGGGCTCGCGGGCGCTGCTCGGCCTCGGCTATGTGGTGATGGACGAGGTGCACTACCTCTCCGACCGCTTCCGGGGTGCCGTCTGGGAAGAGGTGATCATCCACCTCCCCGAGTCGGTCACGCTGGTCTCGCTGTCGGCGACGGTGTCGAACGCGGAGGAGTTCGGCGACTGGCTGGACACCGTCCGCGGGGACACCCAGGTGATCGTCTCCGAGCACCGCCCCGTGCCGCTGTGGCAGCACGTGATGGCGGGCCGGCGGATGTACGACCTGTTCGAGGAGGAGAGCGACCACGGCGGCCGGGGCGTGGGCAAGCGGGAGACCAACCCCGACCTCGTCCGGCTGGCCCGGATGGAGAACCAGCGGACGTACAACCCGCGCGACCGCCGCCGCGGCAAGATGGTCCGCGAGGCGGACCGGGAGCGCGAGCGCAGACAGCGCAGCCGGATCTGGACCCCCTCGCGGCCCGAGGTCATCGAGCGGCTGGCGGCCGAGGGCCTGCTGCCCGCGATCACCTTCATCTTCAGCCGGGCCGCGTGCGAGGCCGCCGTACAGCAGTGCATGTTCGCCGGGCTGCGGCTCAACAACGACGAGCAGCGGCAGCAGGTCCGCGAGATCGTCGAGGAGCGCACGGCCTCCATCCCGGGCGAGGACCTCCACGTCCTCGGGTACTACGAATGGCTGGAGGGTCTGGAGCGGGGCATCGCCGCGCACCACGCGGGCATGCTGCCGACCTTCAAGGAGGTCGTGGAGGAGCTGTTCGTCAAGGGCCTGGTCAAGGCGGTCTTCGCCACCGAGACCCTGGCCCTGGGCATCAACATGCCCGCGCGGTCCGTGGTCCTGGAGAAGCTCGTCAAGTGGAACGGCGAGCAGCACGCGGACATCACCCCCGGCGAGTACACCCAGCTGACCGGCCGCGCCGGGCGGCGGGGCATCGACGTCGAGGGGCACGCCGTGGTGCTCTGGCAGCGCGGCATGGACCCGGGCGCGCTGGCCGGCCTGGCCGGGACCAGGACGTACCCGCTGCGCTCCAGCTTCCGTCCCTCGTACAACATGGCGGTCAACCTCACCCAGCAGTTCGGGCGGCACCGCTCGCGCGAGCTGCTGGAGACGTCCTTCGCGCAGTTCCAGGCCGACAGGTCGGTCGTCGGGATCTCCCGGCAGGTGCAGAAGAACGAGGAGGGTCTCGACGGCTACAAGGCGGGCATGACCTGCCACCTCGGGGATTTCGAGGAGTACGCGCGGCTGCGCCGCGACCTCAAGGACCGCGAGACGGACCTGGCCAAGCAGGGCGCGGCCCAGCGCAGGGCCGCCGCCGCGTCCTCGCTGGAGCGGCTCAAGCCCGGCGACGTCATCCACGTACCGACGGGGAAGTTCGCCGGCCTCGCGCTGGTGCTCGACCCCGGCGTGCCGGCGGGGCGGGCCAACGGCCACCGGGGGATGGAGTACCAGGACGGTCCCCGCCCGCTGGTCCTCACCGCCGAGCGGCAGGTCAAGCGGCTGGCGTCGATGGACTTCCCGGTGCCCGTGGAGGTGCTGGAGCGGATGCGGATCCCGAAGTCGTTCAACGCGCGCGCGCCGCAGTCCCGGCGTGACCTCGCGTCCGCGCTGCGCTCGAAGGCCGGCCACATCGTGCCCGAGCGGCATCGCAGGGAGCGGGCCGCCGCCGCGGACGACCGGGAGATCGCCCGGCTCCGCACGGAGCTGCGGGCCCACCCGTGCCACGGCTGCGACGAGCGGGAGGATCACGCGCGCTGGGCCGAGCGGTACCACCGGCTCCAGCGGGACACGCGTCAGCTGGAGAACCGGATCGAGGGGCGTACGAACACCATCGCCCGTACGTTCGACCGGATTGTGGCGCTCCTCACCGAGCTGGACTATCTGCGCGGCGACGACGTCACCCAGCACGGCAAGCGGCTGGCCCGGCTCTACGGTGAGCTGGACCTCCTGGCGAGCGAATGCCTGCGGGAAGGCGTCTGGGAGGGGCTGGGCCCGGCCGAGCTGGCGGCGTGTGTCTCGGCGCTGGTGTACGAGTCGCGGCAGGCGGACGACGCGGGGCCGCCCAAGGTCCCGGCGGGCAACGCGAAGGTGGCGCTCGGCGAGATGGTCCGTATCTGGGGCCGTCTCGACGCCCTGGAGGAGGACTTCAAGATCAACCAGGCGGAGGGGGTCGGACAGCGCGAGCCCGACCTCGGCTTCGCCTGGGCGGTCCACCGGTGGGCCTCCGGCAAGGGCCTGGACGAGGTGCTGCGGGACGCGGAGATGCCGGCGGGTGACTTCGTCCGCTGGTGCAAGCAGGTCATCGACGTGCTGGGGCAGGTCGCGGCGGCGGCGCCCCGGGAGAACAGCACGGTCGCGAAGAACGCGCGCAAGGCGGTGGACGCGGTGCTGCGCGGGGTGGTGGCGTACAGCTCGGTGGGGTGAGGGGCCGTCAACCCCCGGACCGGTACGAAGCGGTCCGGGGGGAGTGTGTTCACCGGTCGAGGTAGGCGCGCCAGCCGCCGTACCGGGTGATGTCCTCGGTGCCTTCGCCGCCTTCGCCGCCTTCGCCGCCTTCGCTGTTTCCGAGTGCGGAAGGTTCGCAGAGGAAGCCGGGCACGGTGGTGGTGTCGGACAGTTCGACGCGGCCCAGGGTCATCGGGCGGGGGAGTGCGGCCGTCAGGGCGCCGAGGCCTTCGGGCGGCAGCTGCCAGATCTCGACCTCGATCGAGTGGCCCTCCCGGGAGCCGGTGTGGACCAGGCCCGGCTTGGGCGGGTCGGTGCGCAGGGCGTGCAGGCGGTAGGACGGGGCCGTGGTGGTGGTACGGATCAAGCGGGCGCCCAGGGCCAGGAGTTGGGGGTTGAGGGGCTGGCCCGTCAGGTGGGCGCCCACCACCGCCACCTGCGTGGGCGGGGTGAGCAGGGCCGCGACGGTGGCCAGGTTCTCGTCCGTGCCCGCCGGGCCCACGAGCATCACGCCGAACGGGCGGCCGTCCACCTCGTCGGCCGGGACCGCCACGGCGGCCAGGTCGAAGAGGTTGGTGGAGTTGGTGAACCGGCCGAGGCGGGCGTTGGCGCCCAGCGGGTCGGCCGCCACCTCGGCGAGCGTGGGGTGGCCGGGGGTGGTGGGCAGCAGGAGCGCGTCGGCGTCGCCGAGGGCGGTCAGCGCGGTCGCCCGCAGCGCGGCGAGGGCGGCCTGGTCCGCGTACAGCTGGTGCGCGGGGATGTCGCGGGCCCGGCGGACGATCGCGGCGACGGTCGGGTCGAGGTCGGGGGAGCCCTTGTCGACAAACGCGCCGACGGCGGTGTACCGCTCGGCGACAAAGGCCCCTTCGTAGAGCATCGCGGCGGCCGCGGTGAAGGCCGTCAGGTCGACGGTCGTCAACCGGGCCCCGGCGGCGGCGAGCCGGGCCGCCGCCGCTTCGTACGCCCGCGCCCAGCCGTCGTCCAGCTCGCCGAGCTGCGCGAGCGGCGGTACGGCGACCCGCCAGGGTCCCGGGGTACGGGGCGGGGTGGCGCGGGCGCCGTCCGGCTCGGACATCAGGGCGAGGGCGAGCCGCGCCTCGGGGAGCGTACGGGCGAACACGCCGACGCAGTCGAGGCTCGCGCAGGCCGGGACCACCCCTTCGGCGGAGACCAGGCCCCGGGTGGGCTTGAGGCCGACGATGCCGTTGAAGGCGGCGGGGACCCGGTTCGATCCCGCTGTGTCCGTGCCGAGCGCGAGATCCACGAGGCCGAGGGCGACGGCGACGGCTGATCCCGAGCTGGACCCGCCGGAGACGCGCAGGGGGTCGCGGGCGTTGCGCACCGCGCCGTACGGCGAGCGGGTGCCGACCAGGCCGGTGGCGAACTGGTCCAGGTTGGTGGTGCCGAGGACGAGGGCGCCCGCGTCCTTGAGGCGGGCCACGACCGGGGCGTCCCGGTCGGGGAGGTAGGCGTAGGAGGGGCAGCCGGCGGTGGTGGGGAGGCCGGCGACGTCGATGTTGCCCTTGACCGCGAGGAGTTGGCCCGCGAGGGGGAGCGGGTCGCCGGCGCCGCGCCGGGCGTCGAGGGCATGGGCCTCGGCCTCCACGTCGGCCTGCGGGCGGAGCGAGATCCAGATCTCGGGGCGGTCGACGTGGGCGATCCGGGTGTAGGCGGCGCGGACACGGCCGAGCGCGGAGGGAGTTGAGGGGACTGAGGGCGCTGAGGGGGTTGAGGGGGCTGAGGGGAAGGTCATCACGAGTTCCTCGGGTCGGGGACGGGCGGCGACAGCACCAGCAGCGGCGTGCCCGCCTCCACCTGGGCTCCGGGGGCGGTCAGGATGTGGGTGACCACCCCGTCGACCGGCGCGTTGACCCGTGACTCCATCTTCATCGCCTCCAGCGCCAGCAGCGGCTGGCCCGCTCTCACCCGGTCGCCGGGCGAGACGTTCAACTGCCAGACCGACGCGGCGAACTCGGCCTCCAGCAGATGGGATCCCGGGGGGACGGTGAAGTCCGTACGGGGGAGTGGCGGCGCGGCCACCGACTCCGCGCGGGCGAACTCGCCCGAGACCTCCCAGGCGTCGCGCTCCGCGCGGAACGCGGTCGCCTGGCGGGTCCGGAAGGCCGCGATCGAGTCGGCGTTCTCCGCCAGGAAGCGTTCGTGGTCGGCGAGGGCGAACGTGCCCTCCTCGATGCGGGGGACGAACCGGCCCGCCGCCATGTCGGCACGCAGCGCCAGCAGTTCGTCCGCCTCGACCGGGTACCACGTGATCCGGTCGAAGAAGCGCAGCAGCCACGGCTTGCCCTCCTCGAACGCGCCGCGCTGCTGACGGCCCGACCACACCTGGGTCGTACGGCCGACGAACTGGTAGCCGCCCGGCCCCTCCATGCCGTACACGCAGAGGTAGGCGCCGCCGATGCCGACGGAGTTCTCGGCCGTCCAGGTGCGCGCGGGGTTGTACTTGGTGGTGACCAGGCGGTGGCGGGGATCCAGGGGGGTGGCCACCGGGGCGCCCAGGTAGACGTCCCCCAGGCCCAGGACGAGGTACTCGGCGCCGAACACCGTGCGGTACACGTCGTCGGGCGAGTCGAGGCCGTTGATCCGGCGGATGAACTCGATGTTCCACGGGCACCAGGGCGCGTCGTCCCGTACCCCCGTCATGTAGCGCTCGATGGCCTCGCGGGTCGCCGGGTCGTCCCAGGACAGCGGGAGGTGGACGGTGCGCGACGGGACCACCAGGGCGTCCGTGGGCGGGAGTTCGGCCTCGATCCGGGCGAGGGCGGGGAGGAGGGTGTCCTGGGGCAGGACGTCCGGATCGAGTTGGATCTGGAGCGAGCGGATGCCGGGCGTGAGGTCCGTGATTCCCGGCAGCGCCTCCGCCCGTACCGCCTCCGCCAGCGCGTGCACCCGCATCCTCAGGGCGAGGTCGAGTTGCATCTCGCCGTACTCGACGAGGACGTTGTCGTCGCCGCTGCGGCGGTACGTGACCGAGGGGCCGCGTCCCAGGATGCCGCCGTCGACCACGGCGGGGCGGTCGGCGGCCGGAGGGGTGGCGGGCGCGCGGCGCAGGACCGCCGCCGCGCGGGCCGTCACGGGGACGAAGCGGACCGTGTCGCCGGGGCGCAGCTGGCCGAGCTTCCAGCGCTGGCCCACCACCACGGTCGCCGGGCAGACGAAGCCGCCGAGCGAGGGTCCGTCGGGGCCGAGGAGCACCGGCATGTCCCCGGTGTAGTCGACCGCTCCGACGGAGTAGGGGGTGTCGTGGATGTTGGAGGGGTGAAGTCCCGCCTCTCCACCGTCCGTTCGAGCCCAGCGGGGCTTGGGGCCGACCAACCGGACACCGGTGCGGGCGGAGTTGAAGTGGACCTTCCACTCGGCGTCGTAGAACGTCCGCATGTCGTCCTCGGTGAAGAACTCCGGGGCCGCGTGGGGGCCTTCGACCACGCCGATCCGCCAGGCGGTGGGGATGTCGGGCCGTTCGGTACGGGGGACAGGGGCGCCGGGGGCCGTATCTCCGGTGTGCGTGGGGTGCAGGACGTCGCCCGTGCGCAGGGCCCGCCCGCCGTGGCCGCCGAGTCCGCCGAGGGTGAAGGTGGCGGCGCTGCCGAGGAAGGCCGGGACGTCCAGGCCGCCGCCCGCGACGAGGACGTACGTACGCAAACCCCGTTCGGTGGGTGCGCCGACGGCCAGTGAGCCGCCGGCGGGGACCGTGAACGGCTCCCACAGCGGGGCGGGTTCGCCGTCGACGGTGACAGGGGCGGGCGCGCCCGTCACACAGACGGTGGTGGTGTGGGTGAAGCGCAGGGTCGGGCCCTGGAGGGTGCACTCCAGGCCCGGAGCGCCCTCCTCGTTGCCGAGGGCGCGGTTGCCCAGCCGGAACGACAGGCTGTCCATCGGCCCCGAGGGCGGCACGCCGACCTGCCAGTAGCCGGTGCGGCCCGGCCAGTCCTGCACGGTGGTCAGGGTCCCGCCGGAGGTCACCTCGATGCGCGGGGTCGGGTCGGTGATCGTGGCCAGGGTCGCCGTGGAGTGGGTGGCGGCGCGCACGGCCGGGTCGGCCAGGGCCGCCCGTACCAGCCCGAGGTTGGTCTCGATGCCGTCGATCCGGGTCGCGGCCAGGGCCCTGTCCAGGGCGGCCAGGGCCTCGGTCCGGTCGGCGCCGTGCGCGACGACCTTGGCGAGCAGCGGGTCGTACGCCGTGGTCACCTCCGTCCCCGTCTCGATCCAGGAGTCGACGCGGACGTCCGCCGGGAAGGAGACGCGGGTGAGCAGTCCGGCGCCGGGGCGGTGGTCGCGGGAGGGGTCCTCCGCGTAGAGGCGGGCCTCGACGGCGTGGCCGTGCGGCGCGTCCGGTTCCCGTACGACCGACGTCTCGCCCTGCGCGAGGCGCAGCATCCACTCGACGAGGTCGATGCCGTGGACGGCCTCGGTGACGGGGTGTTCGACCTGGAGGCGGGTGTTGACCTCCAGGAAGTACGCCTCGGCGCGGGCGGCGTCGTAGACGAACTCGACCGTCCCCGCCGAGCGGTAGCCGATGGAGGCGCACAAGTCCCGCGCCGATGTGGCGAGTCGCTCGCGGACGGCGGGCGGGAGGTCCGGCGCGGGGGCTTCTTCGAGGACTTTCTGGTTGCGGCGCTGGAGGGAGCAGTCGCGGTCGCCGAGGCTGACGACCTGTCCCAGGCCGTCGCCGAAGACCTGTACTTCGACGTGTCGGGCGTCCTCCACCAGCCGTTCCAGGAAGAGTC includes:
- a CDS encoding FKBP-type peptidyl-prolyl cis-trans isomerase, whose protein sequence is MSIEKPEVDFPGGEPPAELDIKEIWEGDGEVAKAGDTVSVHYVGVAFSTGEEFDSSWNRGTPLKFQLGVGQVIQGWDQGVQGMRVGGRRQLIIPADLAYGDRGAPGAIAPGETLIFVCDLVAV
- a CDS encoding helix-turn-helix transcriptional regulator → MAIAKAERLMNLALCLLGTRRPLSKRELRGSIEAYLEAGTDDSFNRMFERDKDDLRELGLVIETVENLDGDTGYLARRDSNRLPAITLDAEEAAALGLAAKVWQQARLAGAASGALQKLRAAGMPEAEDSYEAHHSALEPRIPVHEAAFEPLMLACRDRRPVVFDYRKGNAATAGTRQVEPWTLECWRGHWYLAGWDRDRGAERVFRLSRITGRVRSRSGTFSAPVPDVVTVRETVESWAGETATRSALIRLRAGAGYPLRSRALSSRELGDGWDELEIPYGHGLDAWLVEFGPDVAVVEPPDLRADVVERLRAVAKG
- a CDS encoding helix-turn-helix transcriptional regulator, translated to MAANAIDQTRRMLSLVTYLRERPGAHVSDVARAFGITEDELISDLDVLPMCGTSFRGGDLLDIDTDGDRIWWHNPDDVAEPLRLAADEATALLVAARAVATLPGLREGDRQALLRATAKLETAAGEVAGASSRLSVTFESEGGVFAEVDRAISERRRLWLRYYSPARDELTEREVDPIRLFAVGHTYMEAWCRLSEARRTFRLDRVAEIKLLDAPAAPPELELRDLSAGLVQPSADDPEVVVEVGPGGRWVAEYYPHDSAEELPDGGLRITLRTPAPASLRRLALRLGGDGRIVSPPELADSARSAAREALAAYEDDA
- the tatA gene encoding Sec-independent protein translocase subunit TatA; the encoded protein is MIGNLKPLEIVLIIVVILLLFGAKKLPDMARSLGKSARILKSEAKAMKKDDDVPVPPVADTVVDPTAQQQPVARTIQAAPGDVTSSRPVTEPNRTTQG
- the tatC gene encoding twin-arginine translocase subunit TatC gives rise to the protein MLKSARKQEKDAEGRMPLNEHLRELRNRLLKAVLAIMVITVVAAFYYKDLIDFMLKPILDSVGCVDGARRQVNGRPCADMTVNGLIAPFSIALKVSLVAGVVLSTPVWLYQLWAFLAPGLHRHEKRYALSFVGAGVPLFLAGAVLAYKILPQTAQILLEFTPDDARNLLPVDEYLDLVVRMVIVFGLAFELPLLLVLLNFTGVLTAKRLASWWRIMIVGITLFAAFATPTGDPLTMLSLAAPIVLLYFIALGICLLNDRRRRRNNPDAGLDDDEASDLDLTPESVGGIEPVGSVPMLPEQSDGGRNHRVNGYDDVT
- a CDS encoding diacylglycerol kinase encodes the protein MTGEITLLVNPTAGRGRGAHAARPAAAALRDAGLSVTTVAGVDSADALRRARDAVAGGTGALVAVGGDGMVSLALQAVAGTATPLGVIAVGTGNDFARTLGLPVRDPAAAGRLAADALKRDGGSAVDLGRAGGSAGEGGRGGGGRAGGTWFGTVLATGFDSRVNDRGNRMRWPRGRAKYDLAMLAELAAFRPVPYRLTLDDGAEREIEATLVAVGNGSSYGGGMRICAGARTDDGLFDVTVVGSCSRTTLLTVFPRVYRGTHLSHPAVTVHRAARVTLAAPGLTGYADGEPLGPLPLTAVCVPGAVRVLRAERASEALSKDG